A window of Pseudochaenichthys georgianus chromosome 11, fPseGeo1.2, whole genome shotgun sequence genomic DNA:
ATTATATTAATGTATACATTATATTAGTCTGTTTATGCAATATATTTTTGCTTAGGTTGTTACATTACAGTATCTGTGGTGGGTGGTTTAAATGACGGACAGTCTGATGCTAAAGCTAGCTCTTGGCAGGCTCAGCTAGCAGGACACAGATGCAACAGGCTTCACTAAGTAAGATTAATCCCACATTTCCTAATCCTAGGATTAATGAAAGTTCACTTGTGAGTCATGAGCACAGCAGGGGAACTATTCTCTCACACTAGTTTGGCACACATATCGAGTTGAAACAAAAGAGATACCGCAGAGGCATGAGTAACTTCAGAACAGATAGATAACATCTGGAAATAGAAACACGAGGGTTGTTTTGTAGGACTTACAATTGACTTCTATGATCTCCATGTCAGGAGAGGTCAGGTAATACTGCTCACACAGCATTTTTGAAGTCTCGTAGGCATCTagaaattgaaacaaaacaaaaggatgtttttttacttcagaaatggAGAACAATAGAGGACATTATTTTTCTGTCGTGTAATAAACCAGTTTACAGAACACATGGCTCTATTGCAGCCGTGTTCTCATAGAGTTCCACTCTGTATATTGACTCCAAAAATATCAGATGATTAAAGGTCAAACAGTCATGGTTCTGtgcaaacagaaaagtggaaaaTAGATAACATAtccagtgtgtgcgtgtgtttatacATAGCTGTATTAGAAATGAGAAAGATCATTTATTACCTTTTATCACCTCCACCACTTCACAGCTGGGGTCGATGCTGCCAATATGTTTGGGATGGGCTGGGTTCAGAGACAAATTGACGCTGCCTTCGAAGATTAATGCTATAGGGCACAATACAACAAATGTCTGTCTCAAATTACGTAAGGATACAAGTCATTGTCAAAACACCCTTCTGTTAATATTAAACCCATTATAAAACCCTAGCAGGTTGAGAACATTCGTAATAGTACGAAAAGCAAACAATAGCTCATTGAAAACACATATTGCTGACATAACCAAAAACATACACTCTTGTTCATTCAACTAGAACGACCAAATATTTGTCATTATTATTCTGCAGATCATTTTCCCGATTACTATACTAGCAGTATGTGCCAATCTGGCTTTTACTTTTGATGAATTCATTATCAAAATAGATGGCAATCACTTTTTTTTGGTCTCTACTGTAAAGCAATCAAGGCATGCTGGGTGTTTTGGTGGCTCTTTTATAAAGCAATCACAGTGCTGAACTTCCTGTGACATTTCAAAATGCTAGCTCTCAACCACTATCAGCACTAATTTATTGACATGAGCTTCGGGTGTGAGCAACTGTGTTGATTAACTCACAGTCTATCACAGAGTGCTATACTGACTGTGCTGGTTCATGAGCATGCGTGTGGAGATCCGGCTCATGTAGAAGCGGTCCAGGAAGTACTGGACGTTCTGGTTGGTGACGGGGTCCACGCCAAACGCATCCTTGTACTCCACCACACCCTGAGCCATGGTGGGCACCACGTCGTTGTGGCGATTCCGGACGTTTACCAGAGTCTGTGTGAATCTGGGGGCAAAGAAAGGATGGATTTGGCGGTTAGTGTGGGAACATCAGTTTCATGGCATTGGACACATATTCCTGCTAAACATAGTCCAAATACTTCCGTCAAACAAATGAACCTACTGTTTGCAGTGCTAGAGTTTACAGTTATGGCTGCAGTTGAGTTAATTATACAATTTGTATCCTGAATGTAAGCAGTAAAACAAGTTCTAACAGAtgctacttaaaggtggggtaggtcattttggagaaaccagctcgagtgcgctagaatttcccctcctccaacacacacgaacgcgcacatgaccaatgagggcacgagataagtttgtgcacagatggaaggctgacaggcaggtaggccatctggttattttagccgggccggctaaaatgattggtcgtgctttttacagtactacagcttccagagatgaaatgtttgtatggattttttgtcaaagcacttaagatattcattgctatcgggatgttaagagcattccatggaatataacaaaaagtatatctcgagccggtttctcaaacgtacctaccccacctttaacaaaaGCCTGCACCCAAGTGGAATATTTACATATGTGCAGAGAAAACCAGATGAATTTCtcgagataaaaaaaaaattgctgTTACTGATCTGCATGAATGCGTCTTCTCTGTGGTGGAATTAGCTTAATGGAGCAGTACTTAATCTTCAATCTTTAAGTCTCACAATGGGTTTCATGGGCTGGACAACAAGGTACATAAACATGAGTCGGATCACACTTTGGACCGATCTTAACAGTGCAGTGTGAGGTTGGAAACAAAACAACTAGACACGGACATTCTTAATGTTTACAGACGCAATTTGTACATACTTGAAAGGCGTGTGTAAATGACTTACTTTGTCAGGACCTCCTTATCATCTGGATTCTTTTCAAGAAAATCTACTATCTCCAACAAACTCTGTGAATACCTGGTGGACAGTAAAAAAGGATGAGTTAAAACATGAATATAGCAACTCACTCAACACTAGTTATTTGACTACCTAAACTGGGAGTTAAGCCATGAACTTGTGTTATACTTTGCATGGTGGAAATTCTTAACCATTTTAACAACTGTGCAATAAGTTAGAATAACACTGTATGTTAGTTGCTGTTCTCTGTAGCGGACTGTGGATGAAGAAGAGGACTAGAGTGCTGAGCTCTCTGAGTCACATTCTCGCAGTAGGGAATCTGGGTGAAAGGTGAACAAGCACTGTTGTTGTTTGTCCCTCAACTAACCTTCAGTGCTTGCATTATGTGACCAGACATTCATCTTAAAATAGACTTTTGGGCGACTTGTATTTTTCCCAAGTTTGCCAGGAAATATCAACGTGTGAACTCACTCCTCGCTTTAGCAACATTAACAAGTCACAGATCTTTTGGCTGGCAATCCAAAGAGCTCTGCTGTCAAGAGAAGAGAAAGCCACAGTAGGTACATATATAGACAGTACTGTGGCTCTTAAGTGAAGAGCGGGGGTGGAGTAATGACCTTATTGTTAACATGTCTTACAGGGACTTGTGCACCAAACATAACATGCTCTGGTAAAGTCTGCAGCAGAATACAGTGTTTTATACAAATCTAGTGttggtgaaaaaaaaattcCAACTAATACATCTGAAAACCCACAACAGACAAAATGTTCCTCCACGTGAACTTGACTGCACCCTTGGTCTCTCAGTTTTTACAACACCTTAATATGGGTGATTAACACATGCTGGTTCAACGCTACCTGTGTGAGGGTCATAACACAAACAACTGTTGCCGTGCGACAAGTCGTATGCATTATCTTCAAGATCGCTGAAATTGGGGCGTATAAATAATCTGCCCAgggtattaaaataataatagcattgcaaccaagcggcaaactctggggaagagccgggacgctaATACGGAAGTGtctcaaactgcagttcatatagTGGCCACTAAGAGCAGGCTAcagaagggagcaatttccatagacccccatgttaatatgcccaactttacagcagaaataaacatatttacatcgtggttcaaaaaacaatattctctgtatagttaGATCCCCCCTTCATGAATATGGATTGGGGGTGTGAATTTTTTCTcaactcatctgtttaattaatattaagccttaaagcttttgcataaattagggcgtggtcactttgatggacacgtacatgcctcactgtcagctaacagcaacttgtccactgctaggctacaaccatagaggctacaacgttagttagttgtagttactgtacttgaccctttagctttagccgtgttcgtggtgattgtgccttttagggaatattgttacaaataccagacaattaaaatgttgtgctgtgcgcttgaatgtactaacagaacttccaagaagtctaaaatgataatattatacatgttaaccccgttcgcaggtgtttgtgtgcttggtagcttagcttgctacttattagccagctaaggacgtaaccctttatacatacatatacattttagtttatgattcagccttgggtaagactttttatagtctatggctatgacgcccataatgctaaacgggagcaaatgttaataagggacccaattatcccagtggtggccgccgacctaacggagccgcagggggctagctccgggacgccggctggagcttgccccctgcggctccgttagctccgggcggtggagtcagtcttttcttaacgtgtgaatgacaagcattaagaataacaaaatatagctaattctcttgcagattgtctcatttgattatgaatgtaacgtttatataggggaactacactgttagcagtaacttggtatgcatgtatttcatgttagcttagcttcttagcttgagctagctctgtttacttccagttcggaggcagcaggctccgcctctttgcccttatttggagcatgcgggattagactctgacgtcactgtcgagccgttagtggccgactccgcctactaagggcttctcggcaactctgcagaatcctatgggtgacgtcacggaccctacgtccatttatataatacagtctatgattgcAACATAATAACAGAAAGTATGTTAGCTAATCAAACAAAGTCAAGCTCCAGGATCAATGGTTTCTGGTCAACAAGCTCACCAATAACAGCCGGGTGAGAGAGGTGCATGTTAAAACAGAACAGACAGTCACGAAACCTAACATAACCTCCGATAAGATCAACAGGGATAATGTTTTTATCAGATCAAAGCTAAATGTCTGTGACTAGATGAATGTCCCAAAACTAATGGAGGAACATTTGAATTCAGGTTAGATCTGTTTTATATTTGAAGCAAAAAAAGTAATAGGTCTTGAGAGATAATAAGAGGACTTTAATATTCCAGACACTACCGGTTCATTACTAACCCCAGTTGAAACAAAAACGTTTGTATGGGAGAGGTAAAGGTCAATTTTTGGGGGAAATTATTCCTACCATATTTTGCGACAACAATTGATATATGATGATATGTAGTGTGGAGCTGAGCATACCAGCTGATGAGGAGCTTTAGGGATGGAGTGCTGAGAAGCTTGTCAGGGAGGAAGCCAATTTCTTTCATGATGTTGGCCAGCCTGACAGGAAGCTCCTGCCGCAGGAACACAAAAGAGGTCTTCTCACATGCATTGGCTGAGCCTGCGCTCACATCAGGGGAGAGATAGAGGAACACATTAGTGAGCAAGCATCTAACTCCTGACTCATTCCTGTCACAGATACAACACTTTTCCTAAGCATTAATCAGTGGAGGAATTCTGTCCAGGATGAATACACAAACTGTCTTTTCTGTGAGGAGGAACCTGTTGCGCTTATGAAATAGTAAACCAT
This region includes:
- the pdk4 gene encoding pyruvate dehydrogenase kinase, isozyme 4 isoform X2: MKFAQFLLKNSSVAGIPKQVERFAKFSPSPLSMKQFIDFGSANACEKTSFVFLRQELPVRLANIMKEIGFLPDKLLSTPSLKLLISWYSQSLLEIVDFLEKNPDDKEVLTKFTQTLVNVRNRHNDVVPTMAQGVVEYKDAFGVDPVTNQNVQYFLDRFYMSRISTRMLMNQHSQYSTL